In one window of Thalassococcus arenae DNA:
- a CDS encoding ATPase: MLYASEQDWRQAPNKRVVLFAMSGLGKTHVSTLLRDGGGWFHYSVDYRIGTRYMGEYIADNAKREAMKVPFLRDLLMSDSIYLGANLSFHNLTPVSAYLGKPGDPARGGLPMAEYQRRQDQFARAEEQALLDTGYFIDRAQDLYGYPHFVCDTGGSICEWVDPTNPDDPILRELSRVALMVWIKGSEDHTAELIRRFDKAPKPMAYRPDFLAACWSEYLAEQGLAEAQVDPDAFIRWTYARALAHRQPIYEAMADKWGVTVAAADMARVRDQGDFTDIIAAALNRRNG; the protein is encoded by the coding sequence ATGCTCTACGCCTCGGAACAGGACTGGCGGCAAGCGCCGAACAAGCGCGTGGTCCTGTTCGCCATGTCGGGGCTGGGCAAGACCCATGTCTCGACCCTGCTGCGCGATGGCGGCGGCTGGTTCCACTACTCGGTCGATTACCGCATCGGGACGCGTTACATGGGCGAATACATCGCCGACAACGCCAAGCGCGAGGCGATGAAGGTGCCGTTCCTGCGCGATCTGCTGATGTCGGATTCGATCTATCTCGGCGCCAATCTCAGCTTTCACAACCTGACCCCGGTCTCGGCCTATCTGGGCAAGCCGGGCGATCCCGCCCGGGGTGGCCTGCCGATGGCCGAATACCAGCGCCGGCAGGACCAGTTCGCGCGGGCCGAAGAACAGGCGCTGCTGGACACGGGTTACTTCATCGACCGGGCGCAGGACCTTTACGGCTATCCGCATTTCGTCTGCGACACCGGCGGTTCGATCTGCGAATGGGTCGATCCGACCAATCCCGATGATCCCATCCTGCGCGAGCTGAGCCGCGTCGCGCTGATGGTCTGGATCAAGGGGTCCGAGGATCACACCGCCGAACTGATCCGGCGGTTCGACAAGGCGCCCAAGCCGATGGCCTACCGGCCGGATTTCCTGGCCGCCTGCTGGTCGGAATACCTGGCCGAACAGGGCCTGGCCGAAGCGCAGGTCGACCCCGACGCCTTCATCCGCTGGACCTATGCGCGCGCCCTGGCGCACCGCCAGCCGATCTACGAGGCGATGGCGGACAAGTGGGGCGTCACCGTCGCGGCCGCCGACATGGCCCGCGTGCGCGACCAGGGTGATTTCACCGACATCATCGCCGCGGCGCTGAACCGGCGGAACGGCTGA
- a CDS encoding homoserine O-succinyltransferase: protein MPIKLPADLPAYDVLSREGVMVMSEDAAARQDIRPLRIGLLNLMPKKIQTENQFARLIGATPLQIELSLIRMSEHQTRNTAAEHMETFYRPFSEVAETGETFDGLLITGAPIEHLPYEEVTYWDELTQVFDWTQTNVHSTFGICWGGMAMIHHFHGVPKHMLDHKAFGCVRHRNLAPASPYLRGFSDDMVIPVSRWTELKREEIQAAGLPILIDSDETGPCLVEDPAHRALYVFNHFEYDSDTLKQEYDRDVQAGQPINVPANYYPGDDPARMPQNRWRSHAHLLYGNWINEIYQTTPFDPAKIGREIADLRTQRR from the coding sequence ATGCCGATCAAACTGCCCGCGGACCTGCCCGCCTATGACGTCCTCTCCCGCGAGGGCGTCATGGTCATGTCCGAAGACGCGGCGGCCCGGCAGGATATCCGGCCCCTGCGCATCGGCCTGCTGAACCTGATGCCCAAGAAGATCCAGACCGAAAACCAATTCGCCCGGCTGATCGGCGCCACGCCCCTGCAGATCGAACTGTCGCTGATCCGGATGTCCGAACACCAGACCCGCAACACCGCCGCGGAACACATGGAAACCTTCTACCGTCCGTTCTCCGAGGTCGCCGAAACCGGCGAAACCTTCGACGGGCTGCTGATCACCGGCGCGCCCATCGAACACCTGCCCTACGAGGAAGTGACCTATTGGGACGAACTGACCCAGGTCTTCGACTGGACGCAGACCAACGTCCATTCCACCTTCGGCATCTGCTGGGGCGGCATGGCGATGATCCACCATTTCCACGGCGTGCCCAAGCACATGCTGGACCACAAGGCGTTCGGCTGCGTGCGCCACCGCAACCTGGCGCCCGCTTCGCCCTATCTGCGCGGGTTTTCCGACGACATGGTCATTCCGGTCTCGCGCTGGACGGAACTGAAGCGCGAGGAAATCCAGGCCGCCGGCCTGCCGATCCTCATCGACAGCGACGAAACCGGCCCCTGCCTGGTCGAGGATCCGGCCCATCGCGCGCTCTATGTGTTCAACCATTTCGAATATGACAGCGACACGCTGAAACAGGAATACGACCGCGATGTTCAAGCCGGTCAGCCGATCAACGTGCCGGCCAATTACTATCCCGGCGACGATCCCGCCCGCATGCCGCAGAACCGCTGGCGCAGCCACGCGCACCTGCTCTACGGCAACTGGATCAACGAGATCTACCAGACCACCCCGTTCGACCCCGCGAAGATCGGCAGGGAAATCGCCGATCTGCGCACCCAAAGACGGTGA